One window from the genome of Nicotiana tomentosiformis chromosome 5, ASM39032v3, whole genome shotgun sequence encodes:
- the LOC138892468 gene encoding uncharacterized protein, producing MVEKLMKLTGRVQSVEGGKGIESLNYEDQCIQLDVELSEGYKPTKFEMFDGTGDPKVHLRTYCDKLVGVAKNEQIRMKLFMRSFTGDALFCYISQNLKKWVSWVSMASYFMDRFRFNTKNAPGIFYIQNLKKKPTETFREYATR from the coding sequence ATGGTAGAGAAGCTCATGAAGCTTACAGGGAGAGTCCAGAGTGTTGAAGGTGGTAAAGGCATTGAAAGTCTAAACTATGAGGACCAATGTATTCAGCTGGATGTGGAACtgtcggagggttacaaacctaccaagttcgaaatgttcgatggtaccggtgatccgaaggtgcatctgAGAACATACTGCGACAAGCTTGTAGGGGTGGCTAAGAATGAGCAAATCCGCATGAAACTCTTCATGCGAAGCTTTACAGGAGATGCTTTGTTTTGTTATATCAGTCAAAACCTAAAGAAGTGGGTTAGTTGGGTGAGTATGGCATCAtatttcatggatagattcagaTTCAACACGAAAAATGCGCCAggcattttctacattcaaaacctcaagaagaaaccaacagaaaccttccgcgagtatgctactcgttag